One window of the Acaryochloris sp. CCMEE 5410 genome contains the following:
- a CDS encoding DUF3365 domain-containing protein, whose translation MVNTVEDVASKKSLLWRFRQILISLYLLTLFIMLPVIGVWTNKEVHATANKELGLMVDMVKSLRTFIAEDVRPPLLEKQIFHPPAVSSTVATKKVSGHFLKVQPDYYIKVASDNPLNPDNLPQPLEEEILETFRKDRDLKDLIREGKIEGNNYLVSSRPSVSKDSCLKCHGTASTAPKEITDLYKAGTGYGYTSGQVVGVSVVGVPLQDVKSLVFQRSLVAFVVLTGLFSGIFILMDQLIQRFIIKPVTHISRLAREVSGGVLEQEIKSSRTDEIGELAKAVELMRRSLVSATNRLRKKKD comes from the coding sequence GTGGTCAATACAGTTGAAGATGTTGCATCGAAGAAGAGCCTTCTCTGGAGATTTAGGCAAATATTGATCAGCCTATATCTGCTAACTCTTTTCATTATGCTTCCTGTCATTGGTGTTTGGACAAATAAGGAAGTCCATGCCACTGCAAATAAAGAACTTGGCTTAATGGTTGATATGGTTAAGTCCCTTAGAACTTTTATTGCTGAGGATGTTCGTCCGCCCTTACTAGAAAAACAAATTTTCCACCCTCCGGCTGTATCTTCAACAGTTGCGACAAAAAAGGTATCAGGTCATTTTTTAAAAGTACAGCCAGACTACTATATTAAAGTAGCTTCTGATAATCCCTTAAACCCTGATAACTTACCGCAACCCTTAGAAGAAGAAATCTTAGAAACATTCCGGAAAGATCGAGATTTAAAGGACTTAATTCGGGAAGGCAAAATTGAAGGGAATAACTATCTTGTTTCCTCTCGACCTTCTGTCAGCAAAGATTCTTGCTTAAAGTGCCATGGCACGGCCTCGACAGCCCCTAAAGAAATCACAGATTTATATAAAGCGGGTACGGGTTATGGTTATACCTCTGGACAAGTTGTTGGCGTCAGCGTTGTAGGTGTACCTCTACAAGACGTTAAATCCCTAGTTTTTCAACGCAGCTTGGTTGCTTTTGTGGTCTTGACTGGATTGTTCTCAGGTATTTTTATCCTGATGGATCAGTTGATTCAGCGCTTTATTATCAAACCCGTTACTCATATTTCTCGTCTTGCTCGTGAAGTGAGTGGCGGTGTCTTAGAGCAAGAGATCAAATCGAGTCGAACAGACGAGATTGGAGAGTTGGCAAAGGCGGTCGAACTAATGCGTCGAAGCCTAGTTTCTGCAACCAATCGCTTGAGAAAGAAAAAGGACTAA
- a CDS encoding helix-turn-helix domain-containing protein, whose protein sequence is MPRKLYLKPHFSPDELKSHYRASQDPVESRRWHLLWLVSEQTTLTQAAQVVGLNYDYAREIVREYNHNGAHGLRNRRKISDLINLAVF, encoded by the coding sequence ATGCCAAGAAAACTATATCTCAAACCCCATTTTTCGCCTGACGAGCTGAAGTCTCATTACCGAGCCAGCCAAGACCCAGTAGAATCGCGCCGCTGGCATCTACTATGGCTCGTCAGTGAGCAAACAACCCTGACTCAAGCAGCCCAAGTGGTCGGTCTCAACTACGATTACGCTCGAGAAATCGTCAGGGAGTATAACCACAATGGCGCCCATGGGTTACGCAACCGACGCAAGATAAGCGACCTCATCAATCTCGCAGTCTTCTGA
- a CDS encoding IS630 family transposase codes for MTRLQTPPADGGLWNGPKVAQVIAQMTGVEKVWPQRGWDYLKRLEQSLQCPRPHHRKGEPEAQAAFKKLPEYKAELERRYPNAQVEVWSFDEHRLGLKPIIRKIWAPVGQRPIAEVDHRYEWTYLYGFVHPATGNTEWFILPRVNGEWFNQALQSFAQQVGAGKHKQILLVLDGAGWHTCKNRVVPPGIHLKVLPPYSPELQPAERLWRLADEPLANRCFETLDDLEDVLEQRCRTLMTMQSDIKALTQYHWWPA; via the coding sequence TTGACTCGTCTACAAACCCCACCCGCCGACGGTGGTCTATGGAACGGACCTAAAGTAGCCCAGGTCATCGCTCAGATGACCGGAGTCGAGAAGGTGTGGCCCCAACGCGGTTGGGACTATCTCAAGCGATTGGAGCAGTCCTTGCAATGCCCACGTCCTCATCATCGTAAAGGTGAACCAGAGGCCCAAGCCGCTTTTAAAAAACTGCCTGAGTACAAAGCAGAATTGGAGCGACGCTACCCTAATGCTCAGGTCGAAGTTTGGTCTTTTGATGAACATCGTTTAGGCCTTAAACCCATTATTCGAAAGATTTGGGCACCTGTGGGTCAGCGTCCAATTGCTGAGGTGGACCATCGCTATGAATGGACCTATCTGTATGGATTCGTTCATCCCGCAACTGGCAATACCGAATGGTTCATTCTGCCTCGGGTCAATGGAGAATGGTTTAATCAAGCCCTACAAAGCTTTGCTCAGCAAGTTGGAGCGGGAAAGCACAAACAGATTCTTCTCGTTCTCGATGGAGCCGGATGGCATACCTGTAAGAATCGGGTGGTGCCACCTGGCATTCATCTGAAGGTTTTACCCCCCTATTCTCCAGAGCTACAGCCCGCTGAACGGTTGTGGCGGCTAGCGGACGAACCACTGGCCAATCGGTGTTTTGAGACCCTGGATGACCTCGAAGATGTTCTCGAGCAGCGCTGTCGAACTTTAATGACCATGCAATCGGACATTAAAGCTCTAACGCAGTACCATTGGTGGCCAGCTTGA
- a CDS encoding IS630 family transposase, whose protein sequence is MERRYPNAQVEVWSLDEHRLGLKPIIRKIWAPVGQRPIAEVDHRYEWTYLYGFVHPATGNTEWFILPRVNGEWFNQALQSFAQQVGAGKHKQILLVLDGAGWHTCKNLVVPKGIHLKVLPPYSPELQPAERLWRLADEPLANRCFETLDELEDVLEQRCRTLMTMQSDIQALTHYHWWPA, encoded by the coding sequence TTGGAGCGACGCTACCCTAATGCTCAGGTCGAAGTTTGGTCCTTGGATGAACATCGTTTAGGCCTTAAACCCATTATTCGAAAGATTTGGGCGCCTGTGGGTCAGCGTCCAATTGCTGAGGTGGACCATCGCTATGAATGGACCTATCTGTATGGATTCGTTCATCCCGCAACTGGCAATACCGAATGGTTCATTCTGCCTCGGGTCAATGGAGAATGGTTTAATCAAGCCCTACAAAGCTTTGCTCAGCAAGTTGGAGCGGGAAAGCACAAACAGATTCTTCTCGTTCTCGATGGAGCCGGATGGCATACCTGTAAAAATCTGGTGGTACCTAAAGGCATTCATCTGAAGGTTTTACCCCCCTATTCTCCAGAGCTACAGCCCGCTGAACGGTTGTGGCGGCTAGCGGATGAACCACTGGCCAATCGATGCTTTGAGACCCTGGATGAGTTGGAAGATGTGCTCGAGCAGCGCTGTCGAACTTTAATGACAATGCAATCAGACATTCAAGCTCTCACTCACTACCATTGGTGGCCAGCTTGA
- a CDS encoding winged helix-turn-helix domain-containing protein, with translation MPRKLYLEPHFSPDELKSHYRASQDPVESRRWHLLWLVSEQTTLTQAAQVVGLNYDYAREIVREYNHNGAHGLRNRRKDKRPHQSRSLLTQDQCAQLLTRLQTPPADGGLWNGPKVAQVIAQMTGVDKVWPQRGWDYLKRLEQSLQCPRPHHRKGEPEAQAAFKKTA, from the coding sequence ATGCCAAGAAAACTATATCTCGAACCCCATTTTTCGCCTGACGAGCTGAAGTCTCATTATCGAGCCAGCCAAGACCCAGTAGAATCGCGCCGCTGGCATCTGCTGTGGCTCGTCAGTGAGCAAACAACGCTAACTCAAGCAGCCCAAGTGGTCGGTCTCAACTACGATTACGCTCGAGAAATCGTCAGGGAGTATAACCACAATGGCGCCCATGGGTTACGCAACCGACGCAAAGATAAGCGACCTCATCAATCTCGCAGTCTTCTGACTCAAGACCAATGTGCACAATTGTTGACTCGTCTACAAACCCCACCCGCCGACGGTGGTCTATGGAACGGCCCCAAAGTAGCCCAGGTCATCGCTCAGATGACAGGAGTCGATAAGGTTTGGCCCCAACGCGGTTGGGACTATCTCAAGCGATTGGAGCAGTCCCTGCAATGCCCACGTCCTCACCACCGTAAAGGTGAACCAGAGGCCCAAGCCGCTTTTAAAAAAACTGCCTAA
- a CDS encoding cyclic nucleotide-binding domain-containing protein, translating into MPYIASTLQRQWRRLNLTTKFSLILSMVFMATTGIAGVIVHQSVHRQADHELKSRGQLLMALVDQLNQDDSASEAYPVVSTLCETQPSLCYKVLVPNSDTMLPDIDELAEALKTQFQKQIDQETLSGYITHADQENYYFAQRLDQDGTLQIQAVFIPSAPVKELAKANFWMEMGTLVVLWGLILLLVNDLVRRTVLKPIQPITQLAHQLRQAPTRPLDASSAEILHLHHHARHKDEIGQLAGALHHLFTNVYHRPSSSQQASVAPPNTVPNSVQALLSQIQIPYTHELLAKSRQVRQQLGQSQDLDLLRCLQSVDFLQDFSENQLQDLIACGYQRQYEPGEVIFRAGELGQVFYIILNGVIQSQMDHPERQGNKWVSGDAFGETALLSGVARQNTILAVEQTTLFVIEDQAFQRLLRQFPQLGNRLLQRHTQLADILRQVDYFQNWPEIEFQQLLDRGYRQNLAAEESLIPESGKVYFVIFGGLQFPDQNITLTAGNCWGDLSLLFDDLPPVQGQTFYQTSLFIVETSDLLKLLKRYPHLVNITANVLWQRKPEWQGHQISSLNWIRDRLQSQLPPI; encoded by the coding sequence ATGCCTTATATTGCCAGCACCTTACAACGTCAGTGGCGACGGTTAAACCTAACCACCAAATTCAGCCTTATTCTGTCAATGGTTTTTATGGCCACGACCGGAATCGCAGGGGTGATCGTTCATCAATCTGTTCATAGGCAGGCTGATCACGAGCTGAAGTCTCGGGGGCAACTCTTGATGGCATTGGTGGATCAGCTCAATCAGGACGATTCTGCCTCTGAGGCTTACCCAGTCGTTTCCACCTTGTGCGAGACTCAACCCTCCTTGTGTTACAAAGTCTTGGTGCCAAACTCTGACACGATGCTCCCGGATATAGATGAGCTAGCCGAAGCCCTCAAAACCCAATTCCAGAAACAGATCGACCAAGAAACCTTATCCGGCTATATCACCCATGCTGACCAGGAAAACTATTATTTTGCCCAACGTCTAGATCAAGATGGCACCCTGCAGATTCAAGCCGTTTTTATTCCTTCCGCGCCTGTAAAAGAGTTGGCGAAAGCCAACTTTTGGATGGAGATGGGGACGTTGGTCGTCTTATGGGGCCTAATTCTGTTGTTAGTGAATGACTTAGTTCGACGAACCGTCTTAAAACCAATCCAACCCATCACTCAATTGGCTCATCAGCTTCGGCAAGCTCCGACTCGACCTCTGGATGCATCCAGCGCTGAAATTCTACATTTGCACCACCATGCCCGACATAAGGATGAAATTGGTCAATTGGCAGGAGCTTTACACCACTTATTCACCAACGTTTACCATCGCCCTTCTAGCTCTCAACAGGCTTCAGTCGCCCCCCCCAATACCGTCCCTAACTCTGTCCAGGCGTTATTAAGCCAAATTCAGATCCCCTATACCCACGAGCTTTTAGCAAAATCGCGCCAAGTCCGGCAACAACTGGGACAATCTCAGGATTTAGATCTACTCCGGTGTTTGCAAAGTGTAGATTTTCTCCAGGACTTTTCGGAAAATCAACTTCAAGATTTAATCGCTTGTGGCTATCAGCGCCAGTACGAGCCGGGAGAAGTGATCTTTCGAGCAGGAGAGCTGGGTCAAGTATTTTATATCATTCTCAACGGGGTGATTCAGTCCCAGATGGATCATCCTGAACGACAAGGAAATAAATGGGTTTCCGGGGATGCATTTGGTGAAACGGCTTTACTGTCTGGGGTTGCCCGCCAAAATACCATCCTGGCGGTTGAACAAACCACGCTTTTTGTGATTGAAGATCAGGCTTTTCAGCGGCTACTGCGCCAATTTCCTCAATTGGGTAACCGCCTCCTGCAACGCCATACGCAACTCGCCGACATTCTTAGACAGGTAGATTATTTTCAAAATTGGCCTGAAATCGAGTTCCAGCAGCTTTTAGATCGAGGCTATCGCCAAAACCTAGCTGCAGAAGAATCCTTGATACCCGAATCCGGCAAAGTCTATTTCGTGATCTTCGGCGGCCTTCAATTCCCCGATCAAAACATCACCTTGACGGCGGGGAATTGTTGGGGGGATCTCAGCTTGCTGTTCGATGATCTTCCCCCCGTTCAAGGGCAAACGTTTTACCAAACCAGCTTATTTATTGTCGAAACGTCTGATCTGCTGAAGCTGCTCAAACGCTATCCCCATTTAGTGAATATAACGGCCAATGTTTTATGGCAACGAAAACCTGAATGGCAGGGACATCAAATCTCAAGTCTGAACTGGATTCGAGACCGACTGCAATCTCAGTTACCCCCTATCTAG